The segment aACGATAACAGCGGGAAAATGAAAGCCATGTGTACATTAATTTTTGGGCATTGTGATGGACGATTGCGAGTTTGactccgttcttgccatgctccaaaGCGGGTAACATACAATCtagcacacgtttgctttagtagtggcaaagaaggaaagcgtgtgacattcaCTGTCGTTTCTCATTCCTTGTTGCAGCCTGGGTGGGCAGCCTGACGCTGTCCATGACCTTCGTCTTGGGATCCGTGGGTGGCGTTCTCAGCGACCGCTTCGGGATCCGGCGGGTGGCCTTCCTAGGTGGACTGCTCGTCTTCCTGGGTATGCTGAGTAGCGCTTTCGTCAGCCACCTCCTGCTGCTGTATCTCACCCTCGGTGTTCTCACCGGGGTGGGGTTTGGCTTCACCTACTCTGCCTCCATCGTCATCCTCGGCCACTACTTCTACCGGAGAATCGGCCTGGCCAATGCCATTGTCATGTGTGGGGCGAGTGTCTTTTCTATCGGCTACGCTCTGTTGCTGCCGCTCCTGTTCGAAGGCTTCGGGTTGAGGAACACGCTGCTGTGTCTGTGCGGGGTCAACTCTCTCCTCATGCTGTACGCTTGCACGTGGAAACCAAACGGTCCGCCAGAAGCTCCTGTAGCACGTGCGTCCGGACACGACACAGACGGTCTCGAACTTCACGAGGGTATCAATATTGAGCATGGGAGAAACCTCATTCAGCACGAAGCGGAGCTTGCTTTTGATTCTCTTGTCGTCGGGTACGAAAAAGACAAGGAGGTTGGTGAAAAGTTCAGCAACGAAGTCCATGGCGTCGCTTGCTTACCAAGAAATGACGTCGATCACAACGACAGTAACGCCCGTGTACAAATCGATGACGATGAGGTTCACCGTGACGGTGCTAATAACGTCATTAACAAAGACGAGGTTACTAGTGAGCATTGGGAATGCAGCGAGTTTCATCCCGACGCCCCGGTCAAAAACACTGTGGAAAATGAGGACATTCTCAAAGAGGCTCGGGTCACAACATACGTTCCATTACGTAAAGGAAACGAAGACGTCTTTTCTGACGACACTAATCTCGACAGCAGCCAGAGTCGGCAGTCATGCGCATGTTGTGAGCGAGGGTGTCGTCTGCTGAACAAACAGATCTGGAAGAATCGTCGCTATGTCCTGTGGCTGTGCAGCTGCGCGGTCGCCTGGTTTGGATACTTCGTGGCTGTCTTTCATATTGTAAGCAAATAATATGACCGCGTTAGCGAAAAGGGGGTATAAATCGCattatcgcatttttactgatcacatgacaaaaactgctgttgtcattggtcaactaggaactgtatatcaattgacatcgcgcaggaagttcccagcgaatttgatatcgtgcaggaagtagtttatcaattttaattttgaagaataaaatctcacctgaaggaaacaaatgtctccctttttttaaatcacaaattTATAGAATAAAAGTAATTGAATCAGAAAGATTAAGCTGTGCAATGAATAAAATCAAACTTTTCCCACCTGGTTTTAACAGAGAAGTATtagaaaagaatgttacaatcttaccgactgaggtagttggaacagccataaacaaagctGACCTTGAAAGTACCAGTAGTGGCAGTACTTAGAAAACTGTGAGATCTCTTGCAGTGTTTCAGCGCACATCACTCACAAAAAGGCaggaaatgagcagccgatttaaacagttcgcaccTGCATGAACCATTGTCCACCTTTCTTAGTCGTAGCCATACAACATCAACCGAACAACTTTCAGCATCTTTCACACAGTCACAACGCTGTCggaggacgccattttggatgcgTCGTAAGCGAGACTGAGCTTCGACAACATTATTATGCAGTCTGCCGATACCGACAAATACCTTGAAGCTTTCTTGggcacagaaaatgagccagaggacttcgctgatactgcctggcgcacttcagttcctgTTTTAATCTGTTTCCACTTCGAGCTACAGGTTCAAATCTATTCTACAAAATATTTGTTTATTATTTCTTAAAACCAGAATGTCAGTTGTTCGAATTTCGGGTCCTCTTTTACTCAGTAGTGAATGTTTTCCACAGCTCTGTCTTACCTGTCTGTTACATGTTAATCTATCTTCACTTCCCTCCCCGCaactaacacaaacattcacgcccccgccccccccccccccccgccccccctctctcctgaCACCGAGTTAGTTTGGACACAGTTATTGAAATTACCAAGTTAGCTATGTACAGATTCTGATTTCAATATTTTAAGATGATTGTGCGGGGAGCCGGTAGCtcagcactggacttgtgatcctagggtcgcaggttcgaatccgggccggtgtaacacgagaaaattactcccacgagatttttactccggagtaaaaatttcgtacgaaaatgttactccctttacgaaaaaagcactcccccattacacgagaaaattactccccaagacaggtgagttccgagtaaacatttcttacaaaaatgttactcccgtgacgaataaataacgaataaattacttcaccccaacgcaagcaatttaacttcccatgccaggtgtacgaaatttttactcccttgtcccctgttagtcttggtggtggaaggggtgggagggtagcgcgacattcgtgtgcgcgatatcacttattggcattatctcTTCGCCCGCaacccatttttgcgtacgagatttttactggaagtaaaaaaaatggggagtaaaaatttcgtggagggagtaattttttcgtgccttggagagttcttttctcgtacgaaaagtgtactcggagtaagaatttcgtacgaaatatttactccggagtacatttttcgtggagtaataatttcgtgttacactgggacggacacgggtcaactttatgtgcagactccgAGACGGTATCCATTTTCTACCCCTGTGTCACACGtacaagacctcggtcattttgctataagtgcaggtggctgataacACCAAAACatgcagacacctgggtagcgcgactctgttgctgctagcttttcactgggaggtagcgacccgaatttcccaacgatgggacaatAACGTAGGCTAAtgaaaaggaaaacaagtcgcgtaaggcgaaaatacaacatttagtcaagtagctgtcgaactcacagaatgaaactgaacgcaatgccatttttcagcaagaccgtatactcgtagcaacgtcagtccaccgctcatggcaaaggcagtgaaattgacaagaatagcggggtagtagttgcgctaagaaggatagcacgcttttctgtacctctctttgttttaactttctgagcgtgtttttaatccaaacatatcatatctatatgtttttggaatcaggaaccgacaaggaataagatgaaagtgtttttaaattgatttcgacaatttaattttgataataatttttatatatttaattttcagagcttgtttttaatccgaatataacatatttatatgtttttggaatcagcaaatgatggagaataagataaacggaaatttggatcgttttatacaaaaaaaatgtttgttacaattttcagaattttaatgaccaaagtcattaattaatttttaagccaccacgctgaaatgcaataccgaagtccgggctttgtcgaacattacccgaccaaaatttcaaccagtttggttgaaaaatgagggcgtgacagtgccgcctcaactttcacgaaaagccggatatgacgtcatcaaagacatttatcaaaaaaatgaaaaaaatgtctgaggatatcatacccaggaactctcatgtcaaattacataaagatcagcccagtagtttagtctgaatcgctctacacacacacacagacacacacacacacacacacacacgcacatacaccacgaccctcgtctcgattcccccctctacgttaaaacatttagtcaaaacttgactaaatgtaaaaaggaaattAAAATTGTCACTTATTGAGATAAAGTTGACTCTTcaaatctttttatatttagtcaagttttgactaaatattttaacatcgagggggaatcgaaacgagggtcgtggtgtatgtgcgtgtgtgtgtgcgtgtgtgtgtgtgtctgtgtgtgtgtgtgtgtgtgtgtagagcgattcagactaaactactggaccgatctttatgaaatttgacatgagagttcctgggtatgaaatccccgaacgtttttttcatttttttgataaatgtctttgatgacgtcatatccggcttttcgtgaaagttgaggcggcactgtcacgccctcatttttcaaccaaattggttgaaattgtgctcaagtactcttcgacgaagcccggggttcggtattgcatttcagcttggtggcttaaaaattaattaatgactttggtcattaaaaatcggaaaattgtaaaaaaaaataaaaatttataaaacgatccaaatttacgtttatcttattttccatcatttgctgattccaaaaacatataaatatgttatattcggattaaaaacaagctctgaaaattaaatatataaaaattattatcaaatttttttttcgaaatcaatttaaaaacactttcatcttattccttgtcggttcctgattccaaaaatatatagatatgatatgtttggattaaaaacacgctcagaaagttaaaacgaagagaggtacagaaaagcgtgctatccttctcagcgcaacgaataccccgctcttcttgtcaattccacgtgcactgcctttgccacgggcggtggagtgacgatgctacgagtatacggtcttgctgcgttgcgttgcgttcagtttcattctgtgagttcgacagctacttgactaaatattgtattttcgccttacgcgacttgtttttgtcttgttcgCAGGTCAAATTTTCGGAAAACCGTTTCCCAGAAAGCAACAGCAACCTACTTCCGTTGGCCAACAGCGTGACGACAGTAGTCACACGACTACTCTTCGGCATCGTGGCTGACGTCACCTTTGTGA is part of the Littorina saxatilis isolate snail1 linkage group LG15, US_GU_Lsax_2.0, whole genome shotgun sequence genome and harbors:
- the LOC138949299 gene encoding monocarboxylate transporter 10-like, whose amino-acid sequence is MGIVYVALLKAFADGDPIISFKTSWVGSLTLSMTFVLGSVGGVLSDRFGIRRVAFLGGLLVFLGMLSSAFVSHLLLLYLTLGVLTGVGFGFTYSASIVILGHYFYRRIGLANAIVMCGASVFSIGYALLLPLLFEGFGLRNTLLCLCGVNSLLMLYACTWKPNGPPEAPVARASGHDTDGLELHEGINIEHGRNLIQHEAELAFDSLVVGYEKDKEVGEKFSNEVHGVACLPRNDVDHNDSNARVQIDDDEVHRDGANNVINKDEVTSEHWECSEFHPDAPVKNTVENEDILKEARVTTYVPLRKGNEDVFSDDTNLDSSQSRQSCACCERGCRLLNKQIWKNRRYVLWLCSCAVAWFGYFVAVFHIVKFSENRFPESNSNLLPLANSVTTVVTRLLFGIVADVTFVKKYYVIIHQAVFVINGVTTMCIPLSNTYAGFVVASCVLGVCDGLFFLLVGPIALSLVGLQGSSQAVGFFNAAIGLTFLTGPTLAGLMYDHYGSYDIAYHVFGIPQVTGALLMVFMRCVSRARP